The sequence below is a genomic window from Mytilus edulis chromosome 2, xbMytEdul2.2, whole genome shotgun sequence.
AGTATATGAGGCACAATATCATCATTATCACAAAATTAACAAatcatgaaattaaaatttttaaaggtAAAGGTCACTGTTAATTGAAAAGGCCAAAGGTACCGTTTGATGGTATGTGATTCACAGTATGATGAAACCAATTATCAAAAGCATTTGTCATGTGTTTAGCAGAAATGGCTTATAATTTCGTTTTTATGTTTGTATTCTAAATTTTGTTTGAGCTTCAAGTCTATCTGAAAAGTCGAACCCTTTTCAACTGAGTTAAACATATGGACAACACCACACATTCGATATGAGCATGTCTCAATTCAGGACCCTGTGAATCGGTGGTTGTCTTTGGTCACTTtttatcatgtttgttttaaatctGATTGATATACATATAGATCCAGACTCCTGTGTCCATGCTTTGCTAACATGCCTTGTATTAATATAAGCAAAGCTTGGATACAGGataagtatatcatgtatatatttatatatatcaaaattagattgatttgtttttcgtttggttttttttctgttttttttgtatacatggtatacataaatcagttgtttttttgtttgttatttactcggaatatcaaacattttttatgtcttttatgcCTTTCAAAGCCTGCAAcgcagtatgtgttttgctcatgtTGAAGTtaggactatatatatatatattatacttgcTTACATTTTTATCATCAAAACACTCAGACGATTTTTATTAAAGAGAAAACTAATATACTGATGGCAAGTTAGTAAATAGATACCTGGTTCTCCTAATAATCGGGTCAATGACGGGGTCAAACGTTCGAGCTTGGTAGCTGACTGATAGATGTAGTTAAACATTCTGGTGAAGTTTTCAACTGCAGCGAATTTCTCCATTCCTGAATTACCGCTGCCTTTAAAGTCACCGAGACCGTCTAGAACACCCTGTATGTTCACAGAATTGGCTAATGTATGATTAACTTGCACTTCTACAAATTGTAAATTATGAAAGATGTAAGGAATCCACCGCGTGTTAGACGCCACCGCCTCTATCATCTGTAATACTCCCTTTGTAGCATTTAACAACAACTCAAAGTCATACTCAATAAATCCATTGACGGTCGGTGGGCTTTGGTGATTGGTATCGGTTTTCTGACTTTCCTTTAAACGATGAACCTCTTTCAGAAGTTCAACAACGGTTGTTTTCAGAGAAATCTGACTAGTTTGGGCCAAATCTGTAACCAGTTCCACTAATTGTGATCCATTTTTTAATACTTGTTTAAATTCAGTAATAGCATGTACAGGAATTTCACATTTGGACACTTGTTCTGACAGTCTGTGATTAGATACTTTAGGAGGATTGGTTGAGGTCGGTACAGCTTTATATTGGTGGCTACAGTTCGTTATATTAGTCTGCTTCTCCAGAAATTCCCGTAGATCGTCGCGAATACTTGTTTGGTCTTCGGCAACTGTTTCCGTGGCACCAACGATCCTCTCAACCAAATCACCCGTATGATAGTAGTAAGACATTGTTCGTTTAACATCATCATTCAAGCTTTTCAAAGTTACAGTCAACCCATTCATGACCTGTaaggtttttttatttgtagattCGTCTTGCATGTACTTTAAGCTACTAAGAGTGTTATTCATCACAATATCTAccttttcttcaaacttttcaagaaTGTTTGAGCAGTTAGGTTCTCTTACTTCTTGTATAATATTACGCGGTAATCCGTTTTGCATTTTCTGTGCTATTTCATCAGAGGACCGATTAATCACAGAAACCATACTTTGAAGGCTTTCCAGTTTCTCTGTGAATCCTTTATTTagataattaaagttttgttcCATGGCATCAAACATCAAATTATTGGTTTTCTCAACTGCTTTTAAATCTTGCTTCATCAAATCTACAGATATCTTTACACCTTTGTTTTCGACATCCATCAATCCCACTTGCGAATTCATTGCTTGTAATACTTTGTTGACAGAATTTAGATTTGAATTGACTATTTTGAATTGTCTTACATTATAATACTGCAATCCGTTAACTGACCTTTCTAAAGATGATATCCGTTCACTAAGAGAATCAAACTTATCGTCGACGATTTTTAACATAGAATCTACCACAGTCCTGTCAAGCTGTTGGAAGCTTGTTAGTCCAGAATAGGATGTTTCCACGGACTGTGCCCGTATGCTAATAATTCCAAGGAATACAACAATGCTTATGATATTAGCGTAAACGTCCATGTTTATCCTGTATCAAAGACGTTTTAGTTCACTGGGTGTATGTATGTTATTGAATTATATTAATTTAACACAGGAAAGTATCATAACAGAAGCAACCGCGTTTCAAGTTTCAAGTAGAAAATTGACCACGAGGAAATACGTCACGATCAGAGGTTAAAGCACCTCGACTATGATGATCCTTTCAAATTACTCAACACATATTACTTAATAGATCCATTGTTTCTAAAGGGTCACTAAATTAGTTCTCCTCGGTCATTTTAGTGATATCTTCGGAACGACGTCATCTAGTGTTATATTACACTTTCAATTTCATGCACAATTAATGTCTTATTAAAACCACATATAATGAATTCAGCATCAGATGAATTAATCACAAGATAAGAATACACCTATGTGTTGAGAAATCTGATCGTCTCTGTCTAATCATCTGATTAGATTCTGTGAAGATAAGCACTTCTTAAAGATCGCATACCTTTACAGtgtttcacttattttcattaacttaGGTATGCTAATTACACATAGTTTGTTGTATTTCAAATGCATTTTGGTCATTCAAGTGAACCTGTTCATTGTATCAAACACTTTTAACATCTTTTGTTTATGTTTCAGATGAAATATTACTAGCAGCGTTAACAAAGACAAGTACTATAAACACTGAGAGTGTTTAAATGGATGTACTCTGCATAtctttaatatacaattttattttatttttcaaaaatagttaaaaaaaaataatgatgatgatgttgGAAGGCTGTTTATAAAGTACATTGGCAAATTAAGTTCGTACTCGTGACTTTATAATGTCCAGTGTCAAATTAAATTCATATTCGTGACAAGAACATATTTATTATGAAGGGACAATGCAGTATCATGGTATCCTGATTTGTACTAAACCAGCTTAATGTGCTGGCTCACAAGGTAATAAATATTTCTGGCAGAaatgtaaaatagtaaaataaaggacatgttcatttttttacagaaatattaAGGACCTGGAAATTTAGTTGCGGACAATATATACTGACATCGGACTAAAATATAAGTTACAATTGAGCGTAGTATATTCAAGACCCTAGTTAGCTAGTGTTGTCGCTGTGAGGCACTGTAGAATataaacaaagaagatgtggtataattgctaataagacaactatccaacaattCCAAAATGAAGCCGATTTAAGCAGCTTTAGGGTACCGTACGACCTTCATAAGTCTTGATATTACAGAGACTTCGTATCCATAAGCAGGACATACTTATCCCTTAACTTCACTTCAAGACAACCACTTAATAGGCTAGCTAGAAGCAACAGTCGAGGCCAAACTAAACGCATCGCAGTCTATTTTGTGGTATAAGCCATATGCGCATTCACGGGATGCAAGTGTCTCCGATTTCCacttcaaattaatttttaataaaatatttatatatcactGATTATATGTTTACAACTAATTGTAGCGAAATATCCAAGAGAAGCAAAAACGTTCAAAAATTTGACACATCTTGCATATCATTATGATAGCAGGTTAAAAATCCGACATAACGTGACTTACTGGTACGAAGCAGAGTTCATACCCATATGATTTAAAAGAAATCTTATTCTCGACCTGAAAATGTCTGTAATATTTGGCTCTTGACAATAAAAGAGGGGCATAAAAAAAAGTCCTCACCCAATCAATAATATCAGCTTTTaagaacaatttatttattttgcccAGAAAGTGGCATTGACAACATAAACATAATCACAGTGGTAAAACCATACATTAGTGGTCACAGAAGTTTCTCAATACATGCAAGATCATAGTGGTTTAACCATATACATGTCATAATGGTATAATCATACATTCAAGGTCACAGTGGTGTAATCATTCCTTCAGAGTCGCAAGGGTTATACCATATATTCATGGTCACTGGTTTAACCATACAAACAATATCACAGAGGTGTAACCATTTATTGCAGGTCACAATGGTTAACTCATACATTCATGGTAAGAAGGGTGCAACTATACATTCACGATTACAGTGATATAACTTTCATTCATGGACACATCGGTTTAACCATACATTATGGTCACAGTGGTGTAAACATATATGCAAGGTCATAGTGGTGTTAATACTATACATGTAGGATCCTAGTGGTGTAACTATACAAACATAGTCTCAATGGTGAAACTTAACATGCATAGTCACAGTGGGTAACTGAACAGTGTAACTTAACATGCATAATCACAGCGGTGTAACTGAACATGCATGATCACAGTGGTGTAACTAAACATGCATATTCACAGTGGTGTAACTAAACATGCATAGTCTCAGTGGTGAAACTTAACAGGCATAACCACAGTGGTGCAACTAAACATGCATAGTCACTGTGGTGTAACTAAACATGCATATTCACAGTGGTGTAACTAAACATGCATAGTCTCAGTGGTGAAACTTAACATGCATAACCACAGTGGTGCAACTAAACATGCATAGTCACTGTGGTGTAACTAAACAGTCATGGACACAGTGGAGTAACTAAACAGTGTAACTAAACATGCATAGTCACAGCGGTGTAACTAAACATGCATGATCACAGTGATGTAACTAAACATGCATATTCACAGTGGTGTAACTAAACATGCATAGTCACAGTGGTGAAACTAAACAGTAAACAGTCCTGGGCACATTGGTTTAACCATAGAATAAGGGTCACAGTGGTGTAGCCATAGATTCATGGTCACAGTGGTTTAACCATACATAAATGGTGACAGGGATGTAACCATAGATACATGGTCACAGTGGTATAACCATGAATACATAGTCACAATGGTTTAACCATACATAAATTGTCAAAGGGATGAAACCATAGTCACAGTGTCGGAACTATAAACCAATGGTTACAGTGGTGTACTATACATACATAATCAGTGGTAAAACCATACATTCATGGCCATTGGTTTCACCATCATAAATGGTTACAATGGTTAACCATACATACATGGTCACAGTGGTTTAACCATACATTCATAGGAATGTAAACATAGATACATGGTTACAATGAGTTATACATACAACAATGGTCACAGTAGCTAACTTTACGTAAACTGTTACAGGGATACTACCATAGATTCATGGTCACAGTGTCATAGGAAATCCTTAATTACTGGAGTAAAATAGCTTTGTCATAACTATTCTATTTGTGAAAATATTCCACATTTTAGTTTCCCCTGTTTAAATGGGGGTGGTTGTGATGTTTATACACCTTAAgccacatgttttttttaatggcaCAATACAACTTTGCACTGATGAATGAAGGATGCAGATGTCAGTGTGAACTATTTGTCAGTTCTCTATTGGAAATATGTTTATTCCCAAGAGCACTAATCTGTAAAATATGCAGAAATATGTCATTTATACTATTACAAATTTCTCTCTATCTGCTATATTTTTCaggaaattaaaacaaatctgtGAAATTTGCCCCAAAAAATAACATTTCTGTAGCCAAATAACATTTCTGGAGTAAAAACTTCAAATCAGGTTGTACAAATTTtctaatcaaagagcagattgctctgagggatacgattgccattgttttcattgatacatgtattagtattattttcaaaaataattcaactgcacGTGTAAAATACTCGtgaaatgtaatttacgtaatctgaaaagttatttaactttaaaaatagccaatcctcGATACGAGTGTATGAACAATGCActtgttgtattttatttttgtactatcaattcgaAGTTGACTTTCCACAGCAGTgactgagagtgagagaaggtatttcacttcgtaccttatcacctattttcctacgtgaaTTCTAggtggaaccccattcctaactctttaaatatttaatttcctttgggtcagtgggcatgactcctttctgtacacattcctctgtttaaattgcaatcggttttaatataatacgacgtctATCGACAGAACAAGTTAATTTTTCTCATGGAATGTATCGTCGTTTGACGAAAGTTActtacggaagggagacaactcgaagcaataatatggaagactccactTTGGCTGAAGGGGTGTTCCAGTTACACCTTTAcgttgtggactacatttattttaatttaaatgatgcatatgatttaaagttatgcaacaacaataaccctcaatagcagacagacatagaaaggatcttgtgagttttaaattaatcaatggagtggggaatccagagcaaccattcaatctgataccccttcaagtcaagaaaactatacgaaTGCATATAATTATCTAAACAAACCCTAGACTTGTGATTtgtagcaaggacgtatattcaatgttaattaaacgacctccatttctttatggaagtacaatatcaaatatcagtttcataatggTGCCATAtaagaaaactccacttcagttcttatatgacagaatttgattaATCGAtcagaattcagagaactctcgcatgttatcaaaactggggaattccctgtgacgtgtttctaaatttataaaaccactaaatataaatactgcctaattctgattttccgtgttgttaaaaagaCGCATAAAAGTCAAGGGAAATAtataaacatgaagattatgagaagaacattataggacagttgtttaaattcaatccttttgttttttataccatttaaagcaagacaatctcaagaatctgagatgttccttgatgtttagaataaaacagttgacgtgagggcatggccctgagtcaatggtataagtctacagattgcttaaaagcaatcgtatcccaaaaattaCACATAAGGACTTTAACCTCCTAATTAATTTGTCAATGTCAGATCATCTCTTACCacctttttttttacagatttttaatagccaaaaattttgattttactaAATCTTTATATGTCCAGTTTTCTGAATATTCAACACCAACTAGACCAAGAAATTTTGATCTTTTTAACCCATTGCAGATTTGCTCTATCGGGTGGGTCTAGGTGAAGTGGTTATGGGCCTATACCcccttttcaaaaaaaatattcatgaattaaacacatactctgatttctttttatactgaTTCCCCTATCCATAAAATTTTGTTTCTCCGCCATATTTGACTCTGCAATTAGTATCAATTGTTGATCATGTGATAAAGTGAAATTGTCAAAACAAAAGCGTCCAAAGACCTTAAAATCCTCTCAAGGCGtcttggacacattttttaaacaaccaAAACAGTACATGTAGGTGATTCTAAACATGAAATGGTTGTTTTGTGTGACACTTCCCAAATGGCTATTCTACATCTTCCCCGATGCTGTTAAGATCCATCCAATCATTTGAATATATCATAAACAA
It includes:
- the LOC139513662 gene encoding uncharacterized protein → MDVYANIISIVVFLGIISIRAQSVETSYSGLTSFQQLDRTVVDSMLKIVDDKFDSLSERISSLERSVNGLQYYNVRQFKIVNSNLNSVNKVLQAMNSQVGLMDVENKGVKISVDLMKQDLKAVEKTNNLMFDAMEQNFNYLNKGFTEKLESLQSMVSVINRSSDEIAQKMQNGLPRNIIQEVREPNCSNILEKFEEKVDIVMNNTLSSLKYMQDESTNKKTLQVMNGLTVTLKSLNDDVKRTMSYYYHTGDLVERIVGATETVAEDQTSIRDDLREFLEKQTNITNCSHQYKAVPTSTNPPKVSNHRLSEQVSKCEIPVHAITEFKQVLKNGSQLVELVTDLAQTSQISLKTTVVELLKEVHRLKESQKTDTNHQSPPTVNGFIEYDFELLLNATKGVLQMIEAVASNTRWIPYIFHNLQFVEVQVNHTLANSVNIQGVLDGLGDFKGSGNSGMEKFAAVENFTRMFNYIYQSATKLERLTPSLTRLLGEPEPFIVLNGGARDNEGRVEIYKKGKWGTLCGRFGHIEAAYICRHLGYMGGNSAGNGHFGSGSGMFWKMNVSCLYTRQCDIVNPMIHSEHCDHKQDFAVICDHMVRLRVDDESNSRNAGYLEIHHMDQWSRVCSTNWSAENSRVVCRQLGYEDGVLSSPSDEHVLTTEVVAVMNKVNCTGTEIRLDECKYGGWSPNLCPSKTFVHLTCS